A genomic segment from Candidatus Baltobacteraceae bacterium encodes:
- the folK gene encoding 2-amino-4-hydroxy-6-hydroxymethyldihydropteridine diphosphokinase codes for MSRAYIALGSNAGDPARNVGRGFDALGALGIVLLRSSLYRTPPWGKTDQPDFVNAVALLETALAPRALLEALKTAERRLGRTPGERWGPRVIDLDLLTYDDATIDEPDFHIPHAELHRRGFVLVPLAEIDPGYAPLRDALDASERRGIVRLP; via the coding sequence ATGAGCCGCGCGTACATTGCGCTGGGTTCGAATGCCGGCGATCCGGCGCGCAACGTCGGGCGCGGTTTTGATGCGCTCGGCGCGCTGGGCATCGTTTTGCTTCGCTCGTCACTCTATCGCACGCCGCCGTGGGGAAAAACCGATCAGCCCGATTTCGTCAACGCCGTCGCGCTGTTGGAAACGGCGCTGGCACCGCGCGCGCTGCTCGAGGCGCTCAAAACCGCGGAGCGCCGTTTGGGGCGGACGCCCGGCGAGCGCTGGGGGCCGCGCGTTATCGATCTCGATCTCTTGACGTACGACGACGCAACGATCGACGAACCGGACTTCCACATTCCGCACGCCGAGCTGCATCGCCGCGGCTTCGTACTGGTGCCGCTGGCCGAAATCGATCCCGGTTATGCGCCCCTACGTGACGCGTTGGACGCATCTGAGCGCCGCGGAATCGTTCGTCTCCCTTAA
- the folB gene encoding dihydroneopterin aldolase, with translation MGTIALRKLRAFGRHGADPGEREREQPFDIDLLVELDTSAAERSDALSDTLDYAVLHRRLVTVVASTSFALLERLARELLDAVFEDERVRFAQLTIAKPEILAGATPSVTLERRR, from the coding sequence ATGGGAACGATAGCGCTGCGCAAGCTGCGCGCGTTCGGGCGGCATGGCGCCGATCCCGGGGAGCGCGAACGCGAACAGCCCTTCGACATCGATCTCCTCGTCGAGCTCGATACGAGCGCCGCCGAGCGCAGCGATGCGCTGTCGGACACGCTGGATTACGCGGTGCTGCACCGCCGGCTCGTTACGGTGGTCGCGAGCACCTCGTTTGCGCTGCTCGAGCGGTTGGCGCGCGAGCTGCTCGACGCGGTCTTCGAAGACGAGCGCGTGCGATTCGCGCAGCTCACGATTGCAAAGCCCGAGATCCTGGCCGGCGCGACGCCGTCGGTAACGCTCGAGCGCCGGCGATGA
- the folP gene encoding dihydropteroate synthase has protein sequence MPESRERGALQLRDARLVWGERTYVMGIVNVTPDSFSGDGIAEARGAVAHAFVQWGAGADLLDVGGESTRPGHQPVDESIEIERVVPVISEVREHLPHAPISIDTYKPGVARAAHAAGADIVNCVWGAPDALLDAVAELDMPLVVMHNQHGTEYDADVVDAVLAYLDDCATRAVLRGVAAERILLDPGIGFGKTPDQNLAVLRSLDRLCGLGFPTLIGASRKSTIGKLTGREPRDRVFGTVAVTALAVNAGIDVVRVHDVAAARDAVAVADAIVRDWRPDAWER, from the coding sequence TTGCCGGAATCGCGTGAGCGCGGCGCGCTGCAGCTGCGCGATGCGCGCCTGGTGTGGGGAGAGCGCACCTACGTGATGGGGATCGTGAACGTCACGCCGGATTCGTTTTCCGGCGACGGCATTGCCGAAGCGCGCGGCGCGGTCGCGCACGCGTTCGTCCAATGGGGCGCCGGCGCCGATCTGCTCGACGTCGGAGGCGAGTCGACGCGTCCGGGCCATCAGCCGGTCGACGAATCGATCGAGATCGAGCGCGTCGTGCCGGTCATCTCCGAAGTGCGCGAACATCTGCCGCACGCGCCGATCTCGATCGATACCTACAAACCGGGCGTCGCGCGCGCCGCGCACGCGGCGGGCGCCGACATCGTCAACTGCGTATGGGGTGCGCCCGACGCGCTGTTGGACGCGGTGGCCGAGCTGGACATGCCGTTGGTCGTCATGCACAACCAGCACGGTACGGAGTACGACGCAGACGTGGTCGACGCGGTGCTCGCGTACCTCGACGACTGCGCGACGCGCGCGGTGCTGCGCGGCGTCGCGGCCGAACGCATTCTTCTCGATCCGGGTATCGGTTTCGGAAAAACGCCCGATCAGAACCTCGCCGTGCTGCGCTCGCTCGATCGCCTCTGCGGTCTGGGCTTCCCGACGTTGATCGGTGCGTCGCGAAAGTCGACCATCGGCAAACTCACGGGACGCGAGCCGCGCGACCGCGTCTTCGGCACCGTCGCGGTGACGGCGCTGGCCGTGAACGCGGGCATCGACGTCGTGCGCGTTCACGACGTTGCGGCGGCACGCGATGCCGTCGCGGTTGCCGACGCGATCGTTCGCGATTGGAGGCCCGACGCATGGGAACGATAG
- a CDS encoding folylpolyglutamate synthase/dihydrofolate synthase family protein → MTESGAYERANEYLLGTINETISPRTSYKLDRIRALLRELGDPHLAYPTIHVGGTSGKGSTSTMIAAALSAGGLRVGLHTKPHLHDPTERARIDGVPIDRQRFAALLDEMMPAIECVIADDLGRPTYYETLLALALTYFARERVAAAVVEVGLGGRLDGTNVLQPEVAAITSVGYDHTEVLGETLDAIAREKAGIAKSGVPLVVADVPPEAYVAIESCAAQAGARLVRVADWARVEPTGNLQTFDVVTARTRYRIRTPVAGAFQRINAATAIAVIEQLQPPLRVPANAVERGFATLSIPGRMEIVEGSPAVVFDIAHNAEKAQHLVAALRERFDRSRVHYVVAIGESKDAGGILAALATLPGTMTLTSFEAAGRPAIAPQRLNEIAASLGTFGRAIDDPVEAFATALRGAATGDVVVVTGSTYVVATLRSRFAGHVAGIA, encoded by the coding sequence GTGACCGAAAGCGGCGCGTACGAACGCGCGAACGAGTATTTGCTCGGAACGATCAACGAAACGATTTCGCCGCGAACGTCGTATAAACTCGATCGCATTCGCGCGCTGCTGCGCGAGTTGGGCGACCCGCATCTAGCATATCCGACCATTCACGTCGGCGGAACGAGCGGCAAAGGATCGACCAGCACGATGATCGCCGCTGCGCTGAGCGCCGGCGGTTTGCGCGTCGGCCTGCACACCAAACCGCATCTGCACGATCCGACCGAGCGCGCGCGCATCGACGGCGTGCCGATCGACCGGCAGCGATTCGCGGCGCTGCTCGACGAAATGATGCCCGCCATCGAGTGCGTGATTGCCGATGATTTAGGCCGGCCGACGTATTACGAAACGCTGCTCGCGCTGGCGTTGACGTATTTTGCGCGGGAACGCGTCGCCGCCGCCGTCGTCGAAGTCGGCCTGGGCGGACGTCTCGACGGTACCAACGTTCTGCAGCCCGAGGTGGCGGCAATCACGTCGGTCGGCTACGATCATACCGAAGTTCTGGGTGAAACGCTCGATGCGATCGCGCGCGAAAAAGCCGGCATCGCCAAATCCGGCGTACCTTTGGTGGTTGCCGACGTCCCGCCGGAAGCCTACGTAGCGATCGAGTCGTGTGCGGCACAGGCCGGGGCGCGTTTGGTACGCGTTGCCGATTGGGCGCGTGTCGAGCCGACCGGCAATCTGCAGACGTTCGACGTGGTGACCGCTCGTACGCGCTATCGCATTCGTACGCCGGTTGCCGGAGCGTTTCAACGGATCAACGCCGCCACGGCGATCGCCGTCATCGAGCAGCTGCAGCCGCCGTTGCGCGTGCCGGCCAATGCCGTCGAGCGAGGATTCGCCACGCTCTCGATTCCCGGGCGGATGGAGATCGTCGAGGGGTCGCCGGCGGTCGTCTTCGACATCGCGCACAATGCCGAGAAAGCGCAGCATCTCGTCGCGGCGCTGCGCGAACGATTCGATCGCAGCCGCGTGCACTACGTCGTCGCGATCGGCGAAAGCAAAGATGCCGGCGGCATCTTGGCGGCGTTGGCGACGCTTCCGGGAACGATGACGTTGACGTCGTTCGAAGCGGCCGGTCGACCCGCCATTGCACCGCAGCGCTTGAACGAGATCGCCGCGTCGCTCGGTACGTTCGGGCGTGCGATCGACGATCCGGTCGAAGCGTTTGCCACGGCGCTGCGCGGCGCGGCGACCGGCGACGTGGTCGTCGTAACGGGATCGACGTACGTGGTCGCGACGCTGCGCAGCCGGTTTGCGGGGCACGTTGCCGGAATCGCGTGA
- a CDS encoding MogA/MoaB family molybdenum cofactor biosynthesis protein — MKFSVALVVLSDRAASGERADACIPVMKERLGDAYDVVRERVLPDDAAALQAELIEIADSGAAQLVLTSGGTGLSSRDRTPEATAAILDYHVPGIPEAIRAASVPHVKTAMLSRAVAGVRHRTLIVNLPGSPKAVEESIDVIATVLPHALELLAGTAGHA; from the coding sequence ATGAAATTTTCCGTAGCGCTCGTCGTGCTTTCCGATCGGGCGGCAAGCGGAGAGCGGGCAGACGCGTGCATTCCCGTCATGAAGGAACGGCTCGGGGACGCGTACGACGTCGTTCGCGAACGCGTGCTCCCCGACGACGCGGCCGCACTGCAAGCCGAACTCATCGAGATCGCCGACTCGGGGGCTGCGCAGCTCGTGCTCACCAGCGGCGGAACCGGACTCTCGTCCCGCGACCGCACGCCCGAAGCGACCGCGGCGATCCTCGACTACCACGTACCGGGAATTCCCGAGGCCATTCGCGCCGCGTCGGTTCCTCACGTGAAGACGGCGATGCTGTCGCGCGCGGTTGCCGGCGTGCGTCATCGCACGCTGATCGTCAACCTTCCCGGAAGCCCCAAAGCCGTCGAAGAGTCGATCGACGTCATTGCGACGGTGCTGCCGCACGCGCTCGAGCTTTTGGCCGGCACGGCCGGCCACGCGTGA
- the moaC gene encoding cyclic pyranopterin monophosphate synthase MoaC produces the protein MTDPKPSHIAADGSISMVDVSDKGESARTARAQALVRMSAQAQRALREATLPKGDAFVAAQLAGIMAAKQTGTLIPLAHPLPLAKVDVRFEWTADGALRIETEARTVGRTGVELEALVAASIAALTVYDMTKAVDKGIEIESVVLLEKTGGKSGRWVRKGLE, from the coding sequence ATGACCGACCCGAAACCCTCACATATCGCCGCCGACGGCAGCATTTCCATGGTAGACGTCTCCGACAAGGGCGAATCTGCGCGAACCGCTCGGGCGCAAGCATTGGTGCGCATGAGCGCGCAAGCGCAACGAGCGCTGCGCGAAGCCACGCTTCCAAAGGGCGACGCGTTTGTCGCCGCGCAGCTCGCAGGGATTATGGCGGCCAAGCAGACGGGCACGCTGATCCCGCTCGCTCATCCGCTGCCGCTAGCTAAGGTCGACGTCCGCTTTGAGTGGACTGCCGACGGCGCGCTGCGGATCGAAACCGAGGCGCGAACCGTCGGACGAACCGGCGTGGAGCTCGAAGCGCTCGTCGCGGCGTCGATCGCGGCGTTGACCGTTTACGACATGACCAAAGCCGTCGACAAAGGCATCGAAATCGAATCGGTCGTGCTGCTCGAGAAGACCGGAGGAAAATCGGGGCGCTGGGTACGTAAAGGCCTCGAATGA
- a CDS encoding HD domain-containing phosphohydrolase encodes MNNRLGQMTLFQNTGGDPRASATRLADVLAVYGAIGDAACGNPPGFALRKAAAAVSLARLAGTEAEECDAIYFAAVMHAVGAIGNPAYRKGERLSERLARMESWDTPAMGARVCEELAPLPRPTADLVRWQCECWDGTGYPDQLRWHGIPQGAMVLAVADAFCRAADPEETLAIVAMQSGRAFSPEVARSFTMWFHTSGGEAEPADPPIHALVNVTPQTVTSLVDAIADRVDAHNGVEGRWRRVERLTQHAGTILGIDAAETTNLSIAVRFYGAGEIAEDELSETSFDPLARLGIDDRASHAITAAALLANNPTLGGASAVVRARSEWYDGTGKPDGLLHQAIPAAGGILAAAIAYDHLDHKDRIDTASGTQFDPRAVRAVLEAARTRA; translated from the coding sequence ATGAATAATCGGCTTGGACAGATGACGCTCTTCCAGAACACGGGCGGCGATCCTCGGGCCTCTGCCACGCGGCTTGCTGACGTGCTCGCGGTTTATGGCGCGATCGGCGACGCCGCGTGCGGCAATCCGCCCGGATTTGCGTTGCGTAAAGCCGCGGCCGCCGTATCGCTCGCGCGACTCGCCGGAACCGAGGCCGAAGAGTGCGACGCGATCTACTTCGCGGCGGTCATGCACGCAGTCGGTGCCATAGGAAATCCAGCCTACCGCAAAGGCGAGCGCCTTTCCGAGCGGCTCGCGCGGATGGAGAGCTGGGACACGCCGGCGATGGGCGCCCGCGTCTGTGAGGAACTGGCGCCGTTGCCGCGCCCCACCGCAGACCTCGTCCGGTGGCAGTGCGAATGCTGGGACGGGACCGGTTACCCCGACCAGCTCCGCTGGCATGGAATCCCCCAGGGCGCGATGGTCCTCGCGGTCGCCGATGCGTTCTGCCGGGCAGCCGATCCCGAAGAGACGCTTGCAATCGTGGCGATGCAGAGCGGACGCGCCTTCAGTCCGGAGGTCGCCCGTTCGTTTACGATGTGGTTTCACACCTCCGGCGGAGAGGCCGAGCCGGCAGACCCGCCGATTCACGCGCTCGTCAACGTGACTCCCCAGACCGTCACCTCGCTGGTCGATGCGATTGCCGATCGCGTCGACGCTCACAACGGCGTCGAGGGACGCTGGCGGCGCGTCGAGCGCCTGACGCAGCATGCCGGCACAATCCTCGGCATCGACGCCGCGGAAACGACGAACCTTTCCATCGCGGTGCGCTTTTACGGCGCGGGTGAAATCGCCGAGGACGAACTTTCCGAAACGTCGTTCGATCCGCTCGCGCGGTTGGGAATCGACGATCGCGCGTCGCACGCGATAACGGCGGCCGCGCTGCTCGCGAACAATCCCACCTTGGGCGGAGCGTCCGCGGTCGTGCGCGCGCGAAGCGAGTGGTACGACGGTACCGGAAAACCGGACGGTCTGCTTCATCAAGCCATTCCCGCCGCCGGGGGCATTTTGGCGGCGGCGATCGCATACGATCATCTCGATCACAAGGATCGCATCGACACCGCGTCGGGAACGCAGTTCGATCCGCGCGCGGTGCGCGCCGTGCTCGAGGCCGCGAGGACGCGGGCATGA
- a CDS encoding undecaprenyl-diphosphate phosphatase gives MQALLLALLQGVSELFPLSSLGHIILVPAVLHWTNIDRSAPSFLAFVVVLHLGTALALLVFYRREWWAIVRALVASVIRGRLGDDPEERVGWRLVVATIPVGILGIALEHPVRQLFGSPAPAAAFLAINGLVMFLGEYLRRRVMREHAIEAMSYGQSVLVGFAQAAALLPGISRSGASMVAGLLCGLDHPNAARFSFLLATPVILAAALLEIPKLFAPDAHVVLVQAIVGGVAAGIAAYFSVAFLTRYFRSNDLRPFGWYCLIAGIVCFVLALKGVIS, from the coding sequence ATGCAGGCGCTGCTGCTGGCGCTCTTACAAGGCGTCAGCGAGCTCTTCCCACTCTCCAGCCTCGGTCATATCATCCTGGTTCCGGCGGTCTTGCACTGGACCAACATCGACCGCTCGGCGCCCTCGTTTCTCGCCTTCGTCGTGGTGCTGCACCTCGGAACGGCGCTCGCGCTCCTCGTTTTTTACCGCCGGGAGTGGTGGGCGATCGTTCGGGCGCTGGTCGCCAGCGTGATTCGCGGGCGCCTGGGCGACGATCCCGAAGAGCGGGTTGGCTGGCGGCTCGTCGTCGCCACGATCCCCGTCGGCATCCTGGGCATCGCCCTCGAGCACCCGGTTCGCCAACTCTTCGGTAGTCCGGCGCCGGCGGCGGCGTTCCTCGCGATCAACGGCCTGGTCATGTTTCTCGGTGAGTACTTGCGCCGAAGAGTGATGCGCGAGCATGCAATCGAGGCCATGAGCTACGGTCAGAGCGTTCTCGTCGGTTTCGCGCAGGCCGCTGCGCTGCTTCCGGGCATCTCGCGCTCGGGCGCATCGATGGTCGCCGGACTGCTGTGCGGACTCGACCATCCCAATGCCGCCCGATTCTCGTTCTTGCTGGCGACACCGGTCATTCTCGCGGCCGCCTTGCTGGAGATTCCCAAGCTCTTCGCACCGGACGCCCACGTGGTGCTCGTTCAAGCGATCGTGGGCGGTGTGGCGGCCGGAATCGCCGCCTATTTTTCCGTAGCATTCCTTACGCGGTACTTTCGATCGAACGACCTGCGCCCGTTCGGGTGGTACTGTTTGATCGCCGGCATCGTCTGCTTCGTTCTTGCACTTAAGGGAGTAATATCGTGA
- a CDS encoding PilZ domain-containing protein gives MEQLHQGRGDVGSHEDRRFQRVGDTLLVSYSISDDFAPEFTETYDIALGGMAMLTNAELAREAPISVQLELRGDSQPILRLHGVVRWSRYDPLLQRHRTGVAFLEVDDEMRAHLQRYIDTLHLLRDMGML, from the coding sequence GTGGAGCAACTCCATCAGGGACGCGGCGACGTAGGTTCGCACGAAGACCGGCGCTTTCAGCGCGTCGGCGATACGCTATTGGTTTCGTACAGCATCTCGGACGATTTCGCTCCCGAGTTCACCGAGACGTACGATATCGCGCTCGGCGGTATGGCCATGCTCACCAATGCCGAGTTAGCGCGTGAAGCACCGATCAGCGTGCAGCTCGAACTGCGCGGCGATTCGCAGCCGATCCTTCGCCTTCACGGCGTCGTCCGCTGGTCGCGTTACGATCCGCTGCTGCAACGCCACCGCACCGGCGTGGCGTTCCTCGAAGTCGACGACGAAATGCGCGCGCATTTACAGCGCTACATCGACACGCTGCATTTGCTCCGCGACATGGGGATGCTCTAA
- a CDS encoding TonB family protein: MNWGRGRRLLLAAFAISLLIHLAWALLVHRTLPTSETQIETVTIRHRLTMSTRPTPPPLPKRTPVPHPAATSRPLPRATQATQSTGGQGGNAHATAAPTPEPTAVATGTPNPCARNDIDAVVLSTPAPPDIPVAARSEATSGTTLVDVKLDARGTVTGAAVSKSSGNSSLDVVALGMARDSTYSPATHDCKPVASTYSFSVKFVAW, from the coding sequence GTGAACTGGGGCCGCGGGCGGCGATTGTTGCTCGCGGCCTTTGCAATTTCGCTGCTCATTCACTTGGCATGGGCGTTGCTGGTGCACCGCACGCTGCCGACGAGTGAAACGCAGATCGAAACGGTGACGATCCGTCATCGACTGACGATGTCGACGAGGCCGACGCCGCCGCCGCTTCCCAAACGTACGCCGGTCCCTCATCCCGCAGCGACCTCGCGGCCCTTGCCGCGCGCAACGCAAGCGACGCAATCTACCGGGGGTCAGGGTGGTAATGCGCACGCGACCGCGGCACCGACACCGGAGCCGACGGCGGTCGCGACCGGCACACCCAATCCGTGTGCGAGGAATGACATCGATGCGGTCGTGCTGAGCACGCCGGCACCGCCCGACATTCCCGTCGCCGCCCGTTCGGAGGCCACCAGCGGAACGACCTTGGTCGACGTCAAGCTCGACGCGCGCGGAACCGTCACCGGTGCGGCGGTTTCGAAAAGCAGCGGCAACTCGTCGCTCGACGTCGTCGCCTTGGGGATGGCTCGCGATTCAACCTACTCGCCCGCGACGCACGACTGCAAACCCGTCGCGTCAACGTACTCGTTCAGCGTGAAGTTCGTCGCTTGGTAG
- a CDS encoding TonB family protein, producing MAKTDSGFITTGERVRNFIGIAFLISIAVHFAVGAFMPNINQHTEEQQVEKVTMSKKIQVKIPTPPPPTPTPPPTPTPPPEKTPPPKQEVVQPKPLKVNLVKTTSNNAATSTTENTVAQPKSGSEAGVPNGQGSAAPTSAPATNKPACANPNVEATVSNPVSPEYPDSAKDLGLGAVTVQVEVTVAPSGNLMTASVYKSSGNMAIDQAALRAARQSTYSPKLVNCDPTQGDYLFRADFNPD from the coding sequence ATGGCAAAAACTGATTCCGGCTTCATCACGACGGGCGAGCGCGTCCGGAACTTCATCGGGATCGCTTTTTTAATTTCGATTGCCGTTCATTTCGCCGTGGGCGCGTTTATGCCGAACATCAATCAGCACACCGAAGAGCAGCAAGTCGAAAAAGTCACGATGAGCAAGAAGATCCAGGTGAAGATCCCGACGCCGCCGCCGCCCACGCCGACTCCGCCGCCGACGCCCACGCCGCCGCCGGAGAAGACGCCGCCGCCCAAGCAGGAAGTGGTGCAGCCCAAGCCGCTCAAAGTGAACTTGGTGAAGACGACGAGCAACAACGCCGCGACGTCGACGACCGAGAACACCGTTGCTCAGCCGAAGTCAGGCTCGGAGGCCGGCGTACCAAATGGTCAGGGAAGCGCAGCTCCGACGTCGGCACCCGCGACCAACAAACCCGCATGTGCGAACCCCAACGTGGAAGCAACGGTCAGCAATCCGGTGTCACCGGAGTATCCGGATTCGGCGAAAGACCTGGGCCTTGGCGCGGTTACGGTGCAGGTCGAGGTGACGGTCGCTCCATCGGGCAACCTGATGACCGCGAGCGTGTATAAATCGTCCGGCAACATGGCGATCGATCAAGCAGCGCTGCGCGCGGCGCGACAATCGACGTACTCGCCGAAGCTCGTCAACTGCGACCCGACGCAGGGTGATTATCTCTTCCGCGCCGACTTCAATCCGGATTAA
- a CDS encoding biopolymer transporter ExbD, with protein MAVSTGGGEDEVMSTINITPFTDVLLVLLIIFIILASVTKEPKLPDAYNKDKVQPSQIVVMIDEKNNIQIGSNTVALSDAKAAFATLQDQTGHKFTSVIVKADPHASYGTILQVMDAAKSVDLTNFGLANHVQGTPEGAVAQ; from the coding sequence GTGGCCGTTTCTACAGGTGGTGGCGAAGATGAGGTGATGTCGACGATCAATATCACGCCGTTTACGGACGTGCTGCTGGTCCTCCTCATTATTTTCATCATTCTCGCCTCGGTAACCAAAGAGCCGAAGCTGCCCGACGCCTACAACAAGGATAAGGTGCAGCCTTCGCAGATCGTCGTGATGATCGACGAAAAGAATAACATTCAAATCGGATCGAATACGGTGGCGTTGTCCGATGCCAAGGCGGCGTTTGCCACGCTGCAGGATCAAACCGGACATAAGTTCACGAGCGTCATCGTCAAGGCCGATCCGCACGCCAGCTACGGCACGATTCTTCAAGTGATGGATGCTGCGAAGTCGGTGGATCTCACCAACTTCGGATTAGCGAATCACGTCCAAGGCACACCCGAAGGCGCGGTGGCCCAGTAG
- a CDS encoding biopolymer transporter ExbD, whose protein sequence is MSLLSAKQDEEVMAEINITPFTDVLLVLLIIFMILAALVAPPGFEKQLPNKNPNTNTNQNKNKNDIEVDVNDKGVIYVDGVKTNDQGVYRVMYDASKKKPRHHVAIVADVKAPYGVIIRILDAAKMAGLEDVGFVTS, encoded by the coding sequence GTGAGTCTCCTATCTGCAAAGCAAGACGAAGAGGTGATGGCGGAGATCAACATCACGCCGTTCACCGATGTTTTGCTCGTGCTGCTGATTATCTTCATGATTCTGGCCGCGCTCGTCGCGCCGCCCGGGTTCGAGAAACAGCTGCCGAACAAGAACCCGAATACGAACACGAACCAGAACAAGAACAAAAACGACATCGAAGTCGACGTCAACGACAAGGGCGTTATCTACGTCGATGGCGTCAAAACGAACGACCAGGGCGTTTACCGCGTGATGTACGACGCTTCGAAGAAGAAGCCGCGCCACCACGTCGCCATCGTGGCCGACGTCAAGGCGCCGTACGGCGTGATCATTCGCATCCTCGACGCCGCTAAAATGGCGGGGCTCGAGGACGTCGGTTTCGTCACTTCTTAG
- a CDS encoding MotA/TolQ/ExbB proton channel family protein: protein MQQGGWDMWLLLAISVVGLAVAIERLVFFAAQHGDTKGLLRTIGQKISVDDLDGAVKVCQAQRGMLPRILEFGLRRGEKNRADITDALSIALMEHLNALERNLAIIGTIAVIAPFVGLFGTVLGIIKAFQDIALKGNSTPAVVAAGVSEALITTATGLIIAVIAVVFFNYFKSRIKNYNQEMIVAANQLAEMLHFHNTGAPIPTDLYKPSQTGAK, encoded by the coding sequence ATGCAGCAGGGCGGATGGGACATGTGGCTGCTGCTCGCCATCTCAGTCGTCGGTCTAGCCGTGGCCATCGAGCGCCTCGTGTTTTTTGCGGCGCAGCATGGCGACACCAAAGGACTGCTGCGCACGATCGGTCAGAAGATTTCCGTCGATGATCTCGACGGTGCCGTGAAGGTCTGCCAGGCGCAGAGAGGTATGTTGCCGCGCATTCTCGAGTTCGGCCTTCGCCGCGGCGAGAAGAATCGCGCCGACATCACCGACGCGCTCTCGATCGCGCTGATGGAGCACCTCAACGCGCTCGAACGCAACTTGGCGATCATCGGTACGATCGCCGTCATCGCACCGTTCGTCGGTCTGTTCGGTACCGTTCTCGGTATCATCAAGGCCTTCCAGGACATCGCGCTCAAAGGCAACTCGACGCCGGCCGTCGTCGCGGCAGGTGTTTCGGAAGCCTTGATCACGACCGCCACCGGTCTGATCATCGCGGTCATCGCCGTGGTCTTCTTCAACTACTTCAAGTCGCGCATCAAGAACTACAACCAGGAGATGATCGTCGCGGCCAATCAGCTCGCCGAAATGCTGCACTTCCACAATACCGGCGCGCCGATTCCCACGGATCTCTACAAGCCCTCGCAAACGGGCGCCAAGTAG